The sequence GAGGTCCGAATTATTACTTTCGTAGgtacatatttatttatatatcatgTACCAATATTTTTCTTCTTGACTTTTTCTAATTACTTTTAAATACAATTTTCCTAATTGTTTTTGTCACTAAAACTGTTAGAAACTAATATATGTTAAGACTTTTTCTTCATAGCAAAAGCTTTGAAGATTATAagtttgaattatatatatatatatatatacatgtatatatacatacatgtatatataaatacatgtatatatatatatacatgtatatataaatacatgtatatatatatatatacatatatatatatatatatatatacatgtatatatatatatatacatgcatgtatatatatatatatatatgatgtatgtctatatatatgtatgtatatatgtatgtatgtatgtatatatatatatatatatatatatatatgtatatatatatatgtatatatatatatacatgtatatatatatatatacatgtatatatatatatatgtatgtatgtatatatgtatatatgtatatgtatatgtatatatatatatatgtgtatatatatgtatatgtatatatatacatatacatatacacacacatatatatacacatacacacacatatatatatatatatatagccagcAACTCATCAATATATAGTATTTTCCTAATAACTTCATCTTTTGGAATTATTGATCAACCAATTAAACTCTTTATCAGGAACTACAAAAGAATAAAGAATCAACAGCTTAATCAAGAACCACGATGAGCACGACAGGCGAGCCTGTTGTGTCCTTCATTTGAGCATTCAAACCTTTAAGCGCAAACAAAAGCTACTGTTTGCAAGCTGCACTAAGCTCTCCTATGCTTGTCCAGGGCAGACGACAATTCCTGTGGCTTCAGTGCACAGATTTATATGAGCTTATGAATTCTGCACATCCTTTTATGAACTTATTTCAGCAGTGTCATCCATTTTCAGGACCAAATCCTCAGTGGAACTGCCAGTTTTTGTTCTAACTTCTTCATATCCCTCATTTTTCATTTCTGTTCCTATCACATGTGCAGAGTTCTCGACAGTTCGGAGTCTAGATGGTGTTTGCGTGTTGGGTACAGGAAGAGACTCATTGCTGGCCAATCCTCTCGAAAGAGCTACATACCGAAGAACAAGCTGCTTGTAGCAATTTAGAAGGCTTTCGACATCATCAACTGTTAGATCTCCAGCACTAGCAAATAAGAACGGGTAGTCCTGAAAACATCTGCTTATGTTTTCATCCTTCAAAAGGTCAGCAGTTCCTTTCTTCTCTAGATCTGAGATGGACAACCTATTAGCTAGTGGCTTATCCTTTCCATCCACATCCTGGTTTATAACATAAGATTGGCTTGGGGCATGGTGTCCTTCAACAGATGCTGTGTTGTCCGGCTCCCTGTTGGCTTTCATTAGCCCTAAACCTCGTTCCATGGTGTCTTGACTGGGTTCAGATTTCTGACTTTCTGTCCCAGTTGATAGGCCCATTAGATGTGCTCTGGCAGATTGCATTTTCTTTTGAAACTCTGCCTCCTCCATTGAAAGAGCTTGTGCATCAATATTCCAAATAAAAGATTCTGCAGAGAGGATATTCGTGAAGAAATATGCAGCTTCAGAGACTAATCGTGACTGGCGCCTGTAGCGCTGTATGTATAACAGGTTCGAATGCAGTTGCGGAGGGTTTgcctgaaatgtataaaagtattATTAATCTTCAGCAGGAAATGCATGACGAAAGCTGCAAATATCAACGAACACGTAGAAGTTCCTTCAGAACCTAAGTTCTTCTGGTTCTCTAGAACACAATTATGACCCACTATTTTTGTTATTTGGCGAGTCCCTAAGGAAGCAGGGAGTCTGGTAGAAACAAAGTACAGTATCTATGATACAGTGTAGTTAAAGGTGCTCGATGCTAAAGGCATCAAGGTGCCAAAACATTCGAGGCACCAGGCCAGCCTAGGTGCTTATGAatattaaaactaaaaaaatatataattaaggagAAACAACATGTTATATATCAGAAATTCAAAACAGCAACATTCAACAAAGAGAGAATCAAACAAGAGAGGAGATGGATAAGCAACAAAGGTGGAGAGCATACAGTCAGGGCCCAAAAAAAGGGCCGATTTCTATCATCCTTTTTAGCCAAATATGTTGGAAACTTATTGTTTATCTTGTTATAATTGCACATTAATTTTGGCCAAAGTcacttcttgaatcatgttatAAAACTGAGAACTCAACTACTTGATGCAACCACCAACTTATCTGATGAATAAAAATAGTTATACCCTGCCTATGGTAAGTTACCAATATTTATGGATTCATGGACTTGACTATAGTGGAATAGCTGGCACACAATTGAAATGGAATGAGAAATGTTAAAAAGTAACTGCTTCTTCAGCATGGTCATTGCATGGAAAACATACCTTTATGGTAACATAAATGAGGACAGGAAGAAACTCATCGGCACCTGGAGGGTTCTCATTTGatgtgattgaagcatttaatagcAAGTTATTAATGACTTTGCAACAATTGAGGATACAAATGAGCTTGTCTCTAGGAGCCTTGTACATATTAATCTTCTGCAGTTCCTTTTGTGCAAGCTATCACAAATATAAACAATATAATGATTAGAGATAACCGTCTTGGTGCCTGTAAAGATAATTTCAGAAGTACTAGAGCCATATAATGCCCCAAATGTTACTCTCTAGGAGCGTTGTGCATACTAATCTTCTGCAGTTCCTTCTATGAAAGCTATCACAAATATGAACAATATATGATTAGAGATAACCGTCTTGGTCTATGTAAAGATAATTTCAGATGAACTAGAGCCATATAATGGCCCAAATGTTAATCAATAATTACTAAATTAGCAAATGTGAAATGGTAGTTATTGGATGTTAAAAGCTGTTTCAAAATTCGATAGAGAAGTGTGGAGGTCAGCATTTGGCTGACAGTACATCATAAAAGGCAGTTCAAAGTTCGAACAAGGAAATCCTGATTCAACATCAGCAACATCTTAGGAGTAGATAACAATGAAAAATTGACTCAAATTAGAAAATTGAATACAGATATGTGACATGACATCACTGGAGATGCTGAGATTGTAGCGAAAAGAGCAACATCAAGAAAAAGAAATTGTAATTCTTTGTGGATGAAGAAGCAAATGCTGTACTCAGAAGAGATTATCTGAATGTGAATATGCAACGTCAGACTGCAAAATCAACATGACATATACTGACAACATCATAAGCAAACTTACAACACTaggaaaaaatatatgattatagTAAGATTATATAAACAAGCAGGGTATAACTTAAGCACATCATCTAAAGGCCTGAATATCTTTGACGTCCTTTCCAATAATTAAATTTATGACATTCTCAATTGAAAGTAAATAATTTTGCCATAAATAAATTTGCCACCTAAAAATAGGAAAAGCAAGTAACCCTTGCAGCATCAGGCATTTGACAAAAAGGAGAAATTAGATCGCAATATCAGAGTATATACCAAACAACTGGAATTTCATGATAAAAGAGAATATCATGCACTTAAGACGAATTCAATAGATAGCTTAATTAAAATCGATATCCATAAAAGCGAGGAAACTGCTCCATGAATTTCTTAGTATGGAGTTTAAGGGAAAAAATTCAGTAACCATTGAATTTATATCAACAAAGATTATTACACAATGGAGTTAATTACCAAAAAAACATCTGCTGTTGATACTTAAATTGTTCTTTACATGGTAAActacaaaaaaatatatgttattcGATGGTAATATCAACCCCCAAATAATTCAAAATATCTTAAATCATTCATCAGTTTTCACCATGCCAAATGATTCTCAAAATAGTTAGCCAAAATTTGGTTAGTTAGATATTGTCAATGGTACAATAATTATAACATAAATCCAGATGGGTTGAGATATGGAAATCAATTGTCAGAGGCATGATTTCGTTCAAGTGTGATGAGTGATAAGGCCATTCTCTCAGTTAATCAACTCACCAGCCATGATGTCTCATTTTGGAAGGCCTTCTTTACATCTAAATTTTCAGGCCGTACAAATTGTTGTAGTAAAGCCATCTTCTCAGTAAGTTCTTCATCActgtttgcatcttcttgaactgATGCAAATACATGATTAAAAAGTTTTGTCATGATATATTTCTCCAGGCCCTGTAAATATGTATAAAAAATGTCCAGAAACATCCTTAAGTTCAGAAAGAAAAAATGATGATCAAAGCATTGACAAACATGAATATGAGTGTAAATATTTCCATAATGAAAGGTGCAAAAAAATCATGAAATGGAACCATTGATCAAGTTGTCTGAAGGAAAGTCACTCAGAAATATATATGAACAAAACTAAATTGTCACATATTAGCTGTTTATTCCTATGGACAGGCTCTGATGCTCTATCATTGAGAAGAGAGGAAGATTGTGAAAGCAAACTTGCAAGTTTACAGGCATCAGCACTTACTAAGAGACATAGATGTCAGCAAGTGTAACTTGCAGATAGTTATAAAAAATCACAGAGTGAATGGAGAGGAATATGGACTTTTGAACATTGAGTAAAGGGGAAAAACAAAGACATATATTCCAGTAAGTCATAAGATCACAAAACACAACTGACGAGAGAAGCCTTACGTTGTCACTTGATGAGAAATATGGGTAGACTAACAATTAGTAAGGTCAATAGATTGAATCCAGAAACCCCTTGCAAAGACTTTGAAACGATGGACACTGATATAGAGATTTTATTATGTTATATGAATATATACATGGAACAACTCTGGTCAAGGACTGTCAAATGAGCTTTCAACACAAAAGGTAAATCTTTAATGAATATTCCATAGTTGGGTTCACTCAACAATCCATGACCCTTGTTCTTCTTAAAGAAAAGGAAGAGTAAATGgagacctatttacaacttttaacCATTGAAAAAGCAGATAAATTCCTTTTGTTCAACGGTCGAGTCATATACTAGCTATTTGAATCTTGAAGCAAACAGTTAGAATCTATGGTATGGAGAaattacaacaaaaaagaaaggaATCTTCCACATCTAATATTCAGCAGTACTTATCTTGATCCTCCTACATGTCTAGATTTGTGCCTCTAGAGGGCTACTACTTGGATTGGTAATGAACCAGACATTTCTAGTGtagttttttcctttttgtagTAGATTTAGGACATTGCCTCCGAAATTGATCTGCTTTTTCCACCAATGAAGAATTAGTGCAACTTAGGAAATGAACATTCAGATAATACTAGCAAATATAAGGAAGCTTACTTAGATATTTGTAATGTCTAATAGAAATATACTTGGGGGTGAGCAATGGCATTGTAAAAAGTTTGCTTCTTTATAATCTAAGAGACCAGGATTCGAGTTAAGAAACAATATCTCTATATGCGGGGATAAGATTATGTACATTAACCCTTCAAAGACCTGCACTGATGGGAGTCTTTTGCACTGAGTTTACCCATTACAAATAGAGATATGCTGTGTGTCTATTTGGTTACATGTATATAAGCATCCTTTTGACCTTCACAAGTTGTTAAAAGTATCATTATCCTGTGATAGGATAAAGATCAGCAATTTTTATGTATCACCTTTccattttcagaaaatgttttcCATAAAACACAAAAATTGTGTTGCATATCCCAATGAATTCATGGAAAACAACTTGCAAAAGCTCACCTCTCCAGAACTTTCTAGTTCTTCTTCCGAACTACCAGCCCAAAGCGTATGGGCCCTAAAAGCTCCTTCCATGTTGGCAAGAAACTCCTGTACCGCAGCACTATCTTTTTCTGGATCAGGTGCTTTATTTGAAAAGGATGTGATGAAGCTGCCATATCAAAATAATCAATCTTAAGCACATTACCATATCAGATGCAAAAAATATTAGACATTTTTTACTACAGTTGGTTTCCTATAAAAAAAAAAGCTGCTGAAGAACAAAATCAATGGCATGCGTTGTAAAACAGTGTAACCTATGTGACAGTTTTGAGATTTTCAGATAAAAGATCTGCAAAGCCATTTTTCAAGATGGTTTTTATGTATTAggaaattaatattattatctaTAGTATCCAATAAGAGCGTAACAACCCTGAGATGATTTGCTAAAATTAAGAGaacataaataagaaaattaaatCTCAAACAAGGAGTGAGCATTCATCCAAATAACGATATTAGGTCAATAACGAGCTCAACAAAATTGTCAGATTTGCATTGGCCGACACCTGCCAAGACTGAACCAATATTGCTTgaggttaatattttactgcatttcTGATCAGGATTAGGATAGATTGACCATATCTATGATGGGCTTTTGCAAAAT comes from Musa acuminata AAA Group cultivar baxijiao chromosome BXJ3-3, Cavendish_Baxijiao_AAA, whole genome shotgun sequence and encodes:
- the LOC135632786 gene encoding vacuolar protein sorting-associated protein 9A-like, with product MENGGGGDAFGSSTAPLTWHDFLERMRHPSASDFVKSIKSFITSFSNKAPDPEKDSAAVQEFLANMEGAFRAHTLWAGSSEEELESSGEGLEKYIMTKLFNHVFASVQEDANSDEELTEKMALLQQFVRPENLDVKKAFQNETSWLLAQKELQKINMYKAPRDKLICILNCCKVINNLLLNASITSNENPPGADEFLPVLIYVTIKANPPQLHSNLLYIQRYRRQSRLVSEAAYFFTNILSAESFIWNIDAQALSMEEAEFQKKMQSARAHLMGLSTGTESQKSEPSQDTMERGLGLMKANREPDNTASVEGHHAPSQSYVINQDVDGKDKPLANRLSISDLEKKGTADLLKDENISRCFQDYPFLFASAGDLTVDDVESLLNCYKQLVLRYVALSRGLASNESLPVPNTQTPSRLRTVENSAHVIGTEMKNEGYEEVRTKTGSSTEDLVLKMDDTAEISS